In Ectothiorhodospiraceae bacterium 2226, a single window of DNA contains:
- a CDS encoding TlpA family protein disulfide reductase, whose amino-acid sequence MNPLVIGFMAGLLLSLVAPVKAELPTSLTPLPQRPPAPDFTLPDLDGNVQRLTDYRGKAVILNFWATWCPPCLEEMPAMQRAWEQVQDEDIVLIAINVGEDEDTVFTFLADYPVDFPLLLDEDSTVIADWPVRGIPTTFVIDPQGRMAYRAIGGRDWDQPEMLDPVRALLQESAAGR is encoded by the coding sequence ATGAACCCGCTGGTGATCGGCTTTATGGCCGGACTGCTGCTGTCACTCGTCGCGCCGGTCAAAGCCGAGTTGCCCACCTCGCTTACGCCGCTGCCGCAGCGCCCGCCCGCGCCCGATTTCACGCTGCCGGACCTCGACGGCAATGTGCAACGCTTGACCGACTACCGGGGCAAGGCCGTCATCCTCAACTTTTGGGCGACCTGGTGTCCGCCGTGTCTGGAAGAGATGCCGGCCATGCAGCGCGCGTGGGAACAGGTGCAGGATGAGGACATCGTGCTCATCGCGATCAACGTCGGTGAGGACGAGGACACCGTATTCACCTTTCTCGCCGATTACCCCGTCGACTTCCCCCTGCTGCTGGACGAGGATTCCACCGTCATCGCCGATTGGCCGGTGCGCGGTATCCCCACTACTTTCGTGATCGACCCACAAGGGCGCATGGCCTACCGCGCCATCGGCGGCCGCGACTGGGACCAGCCTGAGATGCTGGACCCGGTGCGTGCGCTGCTGCAGGAATCGGCGGCGGGCCGATAG